From the genome of Seriola aureovittata isolate HTS-2021-v1 ecotype China chromosome 18, ASM2101889v1, whole genome shotgun sequence:
GTAGGCCTCTTCAAGCCACTGAGTCTTCTCTGCCGTCAGCTCTCTCATTTCCCTCTCTAGGTTTTCCAAGAGGCTCGACTTATTATCACTTTGTGACTTGTTCTTTTCATACttctctttcatctgtttttcagtcttctgaactttctttgtcttgttcACAAACCTCCAGTTTTGTTTGACATGAGCCGATACAGGACACCTATTGGTacaaacaatgcagtggccaCGTTCCATGATTTTACAGCGTTTGGGCGTCCGGGCCAGGGTGCATGGGTAGTGACAGGTCTCTTCACAGACAGTACAGCAAACAGCTccttcagaaaaaaacaaccaacGTCTCCCACCCTCAGtagtttctttctctttgtagGCCTCATCAATGTCTACAATGAACTTCTCATTCTTCATCAtctctttttcatgtttcttcacAACTTCTCGagtctgtttgatttctttctgtttcagttcaATCAATTTGATTCTGTCTTGCAGGTTGTGGATGCAGGCTGCCAGCTTGATGCGTGACTGCAACACTTCAACTGTTGAAACCAGCTTTTGAGGTCTGGATGTCTCCAGAAAGTGTATGAATTTAcgcattttttcatttgttaagtCCCATGCACTTTCTAAAGCTGTCTTTATGTCCTCTGTTCGGTCTTCATTTTGGCAGttatcaaacaggaagtgaacaggtTGATTCTTCTCATTTCTGGCACATTTGATTTTTGCATCTTCAAGAGCTTTGAGAGCATTTTTAGGTGTTCTTCcaggtgagtgagtgatgagagCGACGATGTTCTCCTCCACATTTCTTCCAAACAGAGAAATCACTGAATCAAAGACGTACTTCAATCGGTCACTCAGTCGGTTCTCTGTCGCCTTCATCACCAGACCCACTGCATTAATTTCATGAACTCCATTTTCTGAACTGAACAAGTCAAATAATCTGTGACTGACAATGACATCAAGTTCAATCCCTCTGGTGTCTCCATATCCAGGAGTATCAATGATGGTCAGAGAGTAGGGCagagttttttctttaaagttaaAGATCTCGTACACGATCACATCTGATGTCTGACTTTGTGTCTGACTTCTCGTCTCTCTCTCAACGATCTCAAACCAGATGTTGTCTTTAAACTTCACTCCCATGGCGTAGTTGACCAGAGTGTTGATCAGAGAAGATTTCCCTGTTCCTGTTTCACCAACAAGTAagatggttttgttttcattattatgatttttctcACCAACAGTCACTTTGGTCATAGTTCCAAACGCCTCTTTCTTTGTTGTCAGCTGGTAGACAGTAGGAGATCCTGAACTGATCTGAGTACTTTTGGAGATGATGTCCTTGTATTTGGATGAGACGTTTCTGAACCTGTAGAGGAAATAGAGAATTTGCTCACTACACTTTTAAATCTTATATGTAGGGGTGGTTTTTCAAACACTTCAGGAGCCTTATTTTGGCAGATTAAAgcatatattaaataatattgtGTAAGGTATTAATTGTTTTGCATGTATACAACTTTGGCTTTAATATGTGAGTAATGTTTGCCTTGGGTGAACTGCTGACATTTGGGGTGAGCAGGACACCAAATGATCCAGTACATGTCTGgactttattattatatttgtgaCTGTCGGTTTGTCTACATCTGTTAGAGACTTTAGTTACAGACCCCCTGTGGGGTtgaaagtaataaaagtaaCAGAAGGTGCCACACAGAGGTGAAGGTCTCTTAGTCAATACCTGTTAATTACATTCCTCTAGAGCAAAATACTATATAAGAAGTCAAACTTGTGAGAGACTTGGTGTACCCTGCACCAGATCTGTCAATGTATCCAACATTTGAGAGATTAAAATTTTTGCATATTAAGTATTGGACCTTGCACCTACTTCAAATGTTTGTCTTAGGGGCCCTAAATATGAGGGAGCTGGTGAGTCAGCTGGCATTTACTTCAAGCCAATTGATGTTATTGATGAAGGCCATAATGGGACTGACAAATTATGTTAAGCTTGATTCCTCAATTACCTTACTGTCAGAAACCTTCAACACAAACTTGATGGGGACCTACGAAATTATTTGGCCCTTTTTGGGGAACCTTAACTTGCTTCACTCCTGGTGGaacaatgttttcttcttcaacaATGACCTAGGACAGGATGTGAAACCGAGGCACCAGTAGGGGGTTGAGGTGTTGTCGGCTAGCTGCAGACCATGAGAGGAACCCGACTTGGTTTGGGTTTGGCTCTGGGCATATGTCAATAATGTGCTGTCTCACCCCTTTGCTCACATTGGGGAGGATCACAGACCTTACGGGACCCCAGTGGAGCTGGTTCACCTGTGTAGGCGAAGAGATGCTGCAAGTTTGTCTCAACGCCTCTGCTGGAAAAATGGAACGGAGGTAGCCCCACCTCTGGCTGTTGGGCCGGGACCTACAGAGTCAGGGCTTGATCGACTTGCAGGACCAGCATATGCTGCTCCCGACAACTCCGATGACAAACAAGACTACTACTAAGAGCTGATGGCAATGCTGAGCCCCGTCTCACTGCACTCAACTGAAGATCCTCCCCATGCTCGTACTCCATCTGTCCCTTTCCTGCTGTCTTCAACAGCTTCAACCAAATCTGTCATGCAACAGGGAACCTCCTCATCATTGTTCCCTAATCAGCCTCCTCAACCCAGGTGATGCTTTGTTATGTAATACGGATGGGGAAAAACTCAGTGACCTCTCCGCACCCATAACATGGGTATGGTATCTGCTTTATCAGGATATGTCAGGTGCCTGGCTACCCACCTTACCTGAAGTTTAATCTACAAAAATGGGAGCTCTTTGCCACTAGCATGTTTTCTTTACTGTCTTACTACTCCAGTCCATCCGGTGGGACAGAGTGGCCTGTGGAGTTATAGGCTACTCCCACCCCAAGGAATTTTGGTGAGAGGTCCACCTTTTGGCAGGGGTACCAATCTGTGCTTTTAccactctctctgctcccaTTCATCCTCCAACCCCCCCTGCCATCCCCAGACTGATCCTTCAAAAACCGAACCTCTTTCCCTGTTTACCCAAGTCTTCGATGGATAACCCCACTGGTGACTGAAATCTCTCCCCTGATCAAGGTCAATAGTCCAGCTGTAGCTAATGGAGGTTTTTAGGCTTTGAGAAAGGCCAACTGTTCTGGTTTTCCACACCACCTGGCACAGACCAAGAGTATTAATGGAGGTGTACTTCTGAAGGTGAGGGAGATTTCAGGATTGTTTGGAGATTTATCTGTTGAGAGATTGTTTTCTACTATCACTCAGTTTTGGGGATTTTTCATCTAGCATATACTTGAATTGAGCTGTGAATCTGTAGTGTCTtttgattcttcttcttttacatttctaacttttaaatttagtttttgatcatttttaatctcatttaatagttttttattttgattaagtttaattagtgccacgggtgctcagctccgaagcactcctctacagctagaatagctgagaggagtgcctcagGGCAgagctccgaggcatctattaatcttctgtttcgggtttattattcttccgccaaatttcggcgcgtaactcgtcccgcagctttgagaaaaccccggtaatatatacatcaaaacgtgcgtcttgatcccgcaaggggtgctatgacttttggtgttaaaattccaatttttcccaaagttattcccaaaaaactgggaataaataatgcattaggaatgcattggaattttctttagaaacccaccttttttctacaaaattgcacctttttgctgattcacccagctctctcatacctgcacgtagaaatgtgattcaaactataaaacggaggaaaacttctgctctctcaaaaagataggaactgtttttacataacatgtaaacttttcaaactgtgagcactcaaaggaggagtgcaaatcactttttcttcaaagttagagtgaaagcgtcagttggctagagtgcgtgaagcagtaaaaaataacctttatttctatttttaactcgagctcacggccaaaccgtaaaaaggagacaaataattctttctgaaaatgtagacatagttgttgggattcataaaatgtaactttgacaggcagggtctgcacaaaatttaaacgggggtgccgagtccggcagcaatacctgtctcactctcattgacacctaatgtaatcgtctttttttttcaaaagaatctctctctgtcttcgcactgagcttactcactcattttaaggaatatctgaataaaatagagactgtagaaacttctggcttcagtgtctggcacggtcttttcggtttatgaaaagaagtaacggttttctcataattcgcagttgtttgaagccatgtagaagccaaattctgggcagattttcacattgccatggcaacagcagctcctgacctgtgtgcgtgcctgcgcctagcaaccagataaccaactctccaagctccgctagctttacattagccgttttctttactttccttttttgatttgctgatcatttcggctgtgttacagctgaaggtatggatttctgcaagaaagtgtctttttttacatatttttaaaatctaatgtcagctactgttacaggtctattatacactggtaacacattttgtaccctctggggttcctcgcgtccaaaaaaggacacacaaagaaaatgctataaaatcatcatatatcaatatttttttctgctttttttgcataaatctcttaaaccacttcagttctgctcaaacctaccaaatgtttattagttttcaggattttaaccctttaaatgccagtttgaagacatgttgcctattgttttataataaaaaacaagacagaatatgagatatttcccacataatacatgatggagggatgtgacattgttttatatcagagtcttttatatcaagacatttctcaaaaccagaatatgatcagggtgacttttgaacactggaaataaatcatgtactcatcccggcagtagcccccgtggcactcaaaatttccctggaattttctagtttcatgttattgttttatcGTTAATCAAATTTTAGAttgaatattttacatattcAAAGATTTTGTAATCCGCTTGCTGTGTCGAATAAAGATCATCAGTAGATCATCTTAATCtactgaaaataatctttttcaTCCTTTTGGTCCTGTCCATCCATCGATCCAAGGCTTCTTCAACTATTTTCCAGTAAGGCCCCTTGTTTTCTAGCTATTCTCTAATATGTTAGATATGCTAATGTGGCTCCTTAGGAGAGGGTATAGTGTGAACTGTCAGCACAAGAGCCGCTGCAGCTGTGGTTAAGCTTAAAATGAGGAATTTAATGTTTtgaaatcaaaaaacaaaataattaagaGTTAGCAGGTCAACAGACTCCCAGTTCGGTGTTGGGGTTAGTCTGTCCAACTAATCAGCCTAAACATGAACTTTCTCACTTATTATGTTTAACATGTATCATGAAGCAACATGAGATGTTTTTCATCAagactgtatgaaaatgaagTTTATAcattatatgattatatataatataatcatgACTTTGTCTAAGGACTTTATTGCTTTAAAGGTTAATTATGTTACTCAcagtgttgccatggtgatgccGGATGCAGACAGCTGTGAGGATCAAACAGATGTGATGGTGTCTGgaagatattaaaaatatatcaggAAAGCTTCATCACAGCTTCATTCATCTGTAACAAACATAAGTTACACAATCAAAAGATTCAACAAAATTATAACATCTATCATCCAGATGTTAAAGGATCATTTCACGTGTACGTCTTACACACCTGTACAGTGCTCATTATGCTGATTTTAGTCTAATGAGTCTAATTAGTTATGTATCTGAAAATCtaaaaacagaatgaagaaCCACTGGTGTGCGGTTCACCCACTGCAGTGTAAcctctcacatgcacacactgatcCGTTTGCTGAGTTCAATtgtttaataaatattatttgtcTGCTTTAGgatcttaaaaaaaattaacatgcAGCTTTACTGACTATGATCTTTTTGcctgcttttatttcttctttttttgtcttagccAAAATTCTTTTAATGGACTCCAGACTGTTCAGAACTCTgccagaaccagaaccaaggGGAGAGGCTTTTAAGTCTCTACATGCCTCTCTCCCTGCTGTATGTAAGATAAAATAGATAAGATGCACCTTTATTTGATGTTGATAAAAGCTCAGATTAAGTAACCAGCAGTTTTCTGTGTCCAGTCTCTGatagaaacaaactgaaaccagcagctgtgaGTAAGGAGGGAAAGTTCTAAAGATTAGGATTTGGAAAATGAtcagcaggaaaaaacaaatctggtgaaatgatgaaagaaatgttCAGTTTCTCTCATGTTTAAGCATCATTAAAGAGTGATTAAAGTCTGTCTGAAAACTTTCCCTTTAAACTTTGTTAAAGTTTTCAGAGATCTTACCTGTGCTGTTGGTTCAGGGAGCTCTGtgatgctgaggaggaggaagagcagagaggagtcAGTGTTCACAGGTTTTATATCAGAAGGGGCGGGCTCTCTGTGGTCACATGATTTCACTGAAACTATTTAAAGAGAAGTCAAACGAACAGTtcgactgttttctgactgacacacagccACGCCAACCACAGGTAACAGACTGTAGCCTACTATTGTAGCTTGGTACAACACACCCATAATGCCGGTTGGTCAGTGCTGAAATGAGCGGAACGGATGGTCAAATTCAGACTAAAATGCTCCATCTGGATTTTGTGTGCAGCTTTACACAAGAGCCTTGGGCTGGGCTCCAGGGAAAACCCCTGGATCACCTGGCACCATTGGGGTGACTGTCTGTGGTGTAGTAGACCTAAGGCTGTGAGTCTTTTGTGGAGGCACAGGTGACGTAGTAAAAGGCTGAAGGTGAAGAAATGAAGCCAAGAAGAGAAGACGTTATGTCCTCTCCTGGACTATCTGGTGATCCGGTCCACTGGACTCTGAACCCCTCTGATGCCGCAGCCTCAGTCACTGTGCTTCACCCTTCACATAAAACTGAAAGCATCTTCCTCCAGCTTTATCTGACAGACGACCTCGACTGTATTATCACTGCAGAAATCTGTTTCCTCAgattgcttttgcttttgctttgctttttgcCTTGATAGAAGTCTCTGATCTCACAGTGGAAGGTTTTCTATGCAGAAGAGAATTTAATcagtgaatatatatatataaagaactCAACCATGTTGCTTATCTGTGTTTAACCTGATCCccagcttttattttacttaccAATGAACATGACGTCTGTTCAGCAGGTCATTCCACATTGTTCAGCTGATAGTCTGCTGTGTCAGAGGTCATTCAACTCAAGTCAAGGGTATTTTATACCCAATACCCTTAGGTATACCATAAGTTTAATGCTGTTAtcaataataacagcagcaatgatAGCAGAACCAATGAATAATAATGCAAATGTTGTTATAATCACCAATTACCAGCACCTCAGGGTAGCAGACGCAGCTCAACAGACTCAGGCCTTCACCATCGAACTGCTGCAAAGAAATCACTCCTGAGGAACACAAAGAATGGACATTAGACCAGTGGAGATCAGGACTTTGGTCTGATGAGTccaaatgtcagattttttattttaaccgCCGTGTCTTCTGATAcgcagaaaaagagaaaagggatgGTATGTCGACATGTGTGGTTCCCACCGTGAAGTATGGAGGAGGGTGTGCAGCATCACTTCCACAGCATTCTGCAGCCACATGCCATCCCACCTGATTTGCACTTAGTGAGAgcatcatttaattttcaacaGGACAAAGACCCAGCACACCTCCTGGCTCTGTCAGGCCTATTTAACCAAGCAGGAGAATGAAAGTGACCTGTTATGTTGACGGATTTATGAGCTTTGCTGAGGTCAATAACCTCTGACACAACAGATCCTCAGCTGAACAATGTGGAATTACCTGCTGAACAGACTTCATGTTTCATTggtaagtaaaataaaagacagagatCAGAGGAAACAAAGATAAGCACATGAACATGGTTGATTTATATAATTTCATGATTAAATTCTCTTCAACATAGAAAACATTCCACTGTGAGATCAGAGACTTCTATCAAGGCAAACATGGATTTCTGCAGTGATAATACAGTCGAGGTTGTCTGTCAGATAAAGCTGGAGGAAGATGCTTTCAGTTTTATGTGCAGGTGAAGCACAGTGACTGAGGCTGCAGCATCAGAGGGGTTCAGGCTCTTATCGGACAGTCCAGGACAGGACATGACGTCTTCTCATCTTGGTTTCTCACTTCTCCATCAGATGCAGTTATTTATTCTAAATCTAAGATACCCAGTTCTTACTCTGTCGTTAGTACCAGTAGGAATCAGTCTGTGTTATTGGTTCCTGATTTATATGACATACTGTTAATCATGGGATGGAACaaattatttgtaaataaaaaaagcccagtgatttctttttttaatctaagAATCTGTCAGATTCAGCCCTGAGTTGTATCTATAGGTTTCCACTCAGGcatgaggagaacatgcaaGCGAAACCTGGGTTCCAACTtagaaccttcttgctgtgaggccacagtgctaaccactgcaccaccatgccACCTATTAATACTGTTTATtcaaaatatgacaaagaatATGTGATAAACTCTGTTGGTGGTGGTTTCTGTAGTGACCAGTAGACTGAGCCAACACTGCATGACTGAAGAGATGAGCTGTGTGGACTGTGCAGACTCTACTGATATGAACCTGAATGAACTACATACTGATCACACAAATAACAAGACTGTACtgacaggagaaaaacaactgGAGGTGGATATTATTCAACAcaggtgaagaaaaaacaaaagcagcagagcagcaacatCAGTGAAAAGATCTTTGTTTGTATTGAGTCGCACCCTGATCACACCCTGTGTCTGTCACGTAGTTCAGGATCGCTTTCTCTTTACATGAAGAAGCAATAATACGCCCTGATAAAACTCTAAGACAAAACAGAGACTGTGTTGGTCCAAATACTTTTAAACACAATCATACCAAATTAATTAGTATGTATCACATGGTCTACatcctgctgtgtgtgctaGTAGTTCGAGTAGTTCAGACCCTCCACAGTGTGGCTTTAAAAAGTTCAGACATTTTCCAGTACAGTGTTGTGTATACTGTAGTGTAGATACACCGTGCAGACAGCGTTGTCAGTTAGCTAACTACCCTTTTCAACACTTGCCAACTAACTCTTTCTGGCTTGTTGTGTATAATAAACCTTGCTAACTGCACTTATCAACCAAAAAAGCTGTAACTACAGTAACTGAACATAGGAGACCTTGTCTACACTTACAGGTTCTCTCTCCTGGCTAACTATGCTGCTACTTCTGGCCAAACTCTGGCTACCTCAAGTCAATTACTTATTTTCCCTAGCTAACAGCTAGATACATGTAGCTAACTAGCTCTAGCTAACTACCTCAGACTACAGTCTTAAAGAACATTCAGGTAAACTGGTGTACTGGTACTTTGGCTTCCGCTTGCTCTCAGTGCAGACACTTTTCTGCTTGCTCTCGCCTCCGCTTGCATTTTTTCTACTgatattcttgtttttcttctgagaTAAACTatgagcagcagctcctggatACTTATCAATCACTGGGACTAATTTTTTGTAGCTATTGTAGGCTATTtgctatatttcaacatttttatgacctccTCAGTACTACGTGAGTGAGGATGCATTACCATCCAGGCAGAGTGACTCTTCAACCCCTGCTCTTAGTAGGACACAGCCAAGGACAGCTACGAAAGGGAGAACTAACAACAAACCTCGTAACAACCGAGTGTGCAACTGGAGAACAGATTgtctccactgctgcaggacCTTGGATCTCCGTCTGATGACCTGAATAACCTCTCGTCTTCACATAGCAGGGTATGGACTGAGAGTAAATCAGAAAGTAAAAGGCTACAGGGAAAGCTAAGGCCTGGGCCTCAAACTGATTTTGGGTGACTGTGCTGTAAAAGATTTAAACACAGTACATAAATGcagtaaaaacaccaaaatattCTGCTTTCCCAAAGACATGGTCTGACTTCCGTCATCGAACCGCTCTTAAAAAAGAACAATCTACACTTTTCATTAATGAACAACTATAGGCCCATATCAAACCTcccatttttaaataaaatcattgaAAAGGCTGTT
Proteins encoded in this window:
- the LOC130186032 gene encoding uncharacterized protein LOC130186032 gives rise to the protein MATLFRNVSSKYKDIISKSTQISSGSPTVYQLTTKKEAFGTMTKVTVGEKNHNNENKTILLVGETGTGKSSLINTLVNYAMGVKFKDNIWFEIVERETRSQTQSQTSDVIVYEIFNFKEKTLPYSLTIIDTPGYGDTRGIELDVIVSHRLFDLFSSENGVHEINAVGLVMKATENRLSDRLKYVFDSVISLFGRNVEENIVALITHSPGRTPKNALKALEDAKIKCARNEKNQPVHFLFDNCQNEDRTEDIKTALESAWDLTNEKMRKFIHFLETSRPQKLVSTVEVLQSRIKLAACIHNLQDRIKLIELKQKEIKQTREVVKKHEKEMMKNEKFIVDIDEAYKEKETTEGGRRWLFFSEGAVCCTVCEETCHYPCTLARTPKRCKIMERGHCIVCTNRCPVSAHVKQNWRFVNKTKKVQKTEKQMKEKYEKNKSQSDNKSSLLENLEREMRELTAEKTQWLEEAYRHVVRLDQIALNVDSVSTHVHLDFLTEKMKDSGDTEKVRKLVEMKIRVDRRVPAALRFVYVKIMSAGRGLKDVFYVTGQTGV